Below is a window of Komagataella phaffii GS115 chromosome 1, complete sequence DNA.
CCACAAACTCCTCCCAGGTTTGTTGAGGGACGTTTTCATTGATTAATGAAATCAGATAATTATATAGTTCAGGAGTGAGTTCGATGTCTCCATTCGACTGCACGATAATTGGTAGGTGTTGAGGAAGTTGCTTCCATATATTATCCAGGATGTAATCTGGCAAGTTGTGTATATCCCTTAACCGATCAAGTTGGCTATCCACCAATGAAACATGATTATTCAAATCCGATTCGAACTTCTTGTGGGTATTCTCTAAAGCATGAACTTTCgaatcaactttttctaGTGATTGATGTACATTCTTATTATTAAATTCCAGTTGTGTGACTTTCAATTCCAAATCTCTAAATTTAGAGTTGATGGTGCTAAGAGAACTAGCAGGAAGGTAAGTAGTTACAGAGCGGCTCTGCCAAGGCAGTTGAAAAGATATGTTGGCGTGAAGTACGAGCCATATTATAGTCGACGATACTGCCAATAGGACAATTGTTGCGAAGATGATAAGATTACCCTTGCTGCTCACTTTTGAGGGGGATATGGGTTTTTCTCTCTGCTCCAGAGGCTGTTCTATCTGTGGTTTgaattttgtttcttgttcaGAGTCTGCTGTGGTGGTATTTTCTGTGtatctttctccaatttcaTTAGTCGAATTTTTGACCAATTGATCAATAACATCCCATTGATTAATCATGttgtatttttcattcaagaactgAATATCATTGTCATTCATGGCCAAAGTGTcttcagaagaagctgaGTGGTGACTACTACTCTCATCCTTATCATCATCGGAAGATACTGTAAACTGTAAGGCCAGTTTTTCTAGCGCGCTGGTATAATTATCTAAGGCCATGTGATGTTTATATGTCCCAACGCTCTTGCTAGTCCCTCTTTCCGTGGGGGCGTGGTCAATTCTACTGTGGAATCGTTCTTCGTTAAGACGCGGTCTACCTTTGCGTCTTACCATGTTTTCTCAAGTCACCAAACTAAGAAGTCAGTCGCGCCCCGTCCTAAGTTATACTGCGAGCAAATCCCCATAGGTTCTTTTCAACTAACCAGTGTGGGATATGGGCTATAGATTACCTAAGCTATTGGAGGTTGGAAATATTTCATCTCCGTAAAAAGAGTGCAGGATTAGTTCCATTATCGATCTGAAAACTCCTTTCTTTAATGAGTCAAGACCACTTGGACCCggaaaaaagagaatccAAGTATATTGGGTTTGTCGCCGGGTGTTTTAGTGGTATCACCAAGAACTTCGTCGGACACCCGTTTGACACGGTTAAGGTCAGACTACAGACGGCTGAACCTGGTAGGTTTTCAGGGCCCTTGAATTGTTGTGTTatgacattgaaaaatgaaggTCTCTTTGGCTTTTTTAAAGGTGCATTAGCTCCTATGTATGGCTGGTTGATCATGGACTCTGTCATGTTAGGGTCTCTACATCTCTATAAGCAGTTGATCAAGGATAGGTTTTATcctgaagagaaaaaattaCCCATGCCGGGATTGCTAGTGGCCGCAGTTGGATCTGGATGGACTGTATCCTTTGTAGCAGCACCAGTGGAGACTATCAAAGCGCGTCTACAAATACAATATGACGCtaaatcaaaagttttcgATGGCCCAACTGATTGTTTGATAAAATTATTGAGATATGATGGATTAAAAACTTTATACAGAGGATTGATTCCCACAATGATCTTCAGAACCAATTTCGTGTTCTGGTGGGGTTCATACGACCTGATAACTGATGCATTAGACCGTTACACAACTCTCTCTAAACCTGCGGTTAACTTCTGGGCTGGAGGCTTGGGGGCCTCAGTATTTTGGACGTTTGCCTATCCAGCTGATGTGATAAAGCAGACCATAATGACAGATAACGTGGCTAAACCTCGGTTCAGGACGTACTCCCAAGCGGTGCGTTACATTTATACTGAAAGAGGGGGAATGAAGGGGTTTTTTAGAGGATACATACCCACCATGTTACGTTCATTCCCCGCTAATGCATCTGCTCTGGCAGCTTTTGAGTTTGCTATGAGACTAATGCATGTCCACTAAAGAACTTGCTTAGCCTTCATAGAATTCATGTTTCCCACGGCTTCTTCCTGAGTTCTAGACTAGATTGGGATATCTTTGTAGTGTCATACACCATATCTGGTACTGTTTTGATATCTGGTATTGGTTTTCCCTGTacaatcaaatcaaccaATTCTTCATATTTTGACGAATGCGGTGCTCTTTCTGAGCTgatttcttggaatctttttgtttctgtgAACTGAGCTTCCCATTTCTGATAATCATCTAATGACATAATGTCCCCAGTTTCACTACAAAAGTAGTAAACCTTGGCTTGACTTTGTAACTGGGATATTTCTGAAGGCTGCAAGAGAGTATTTGCCAGTTTTTCCACGTCCCGCTTCTCCTCTCCCCTTAGTTTCTGCTCAATATGCGGatcattttgaaacttcatTACTAAGTATTGTTCATAAACCGCTAAAAGTCCATCTTGgtatttcttggaatttgTGAAGTCAAACTTgtaaaacttttcaaatactttaacttcttcatctgagACATTCgacattttgaaacaaaagaaaaccgTGAAGTGACCAGTTTCTTTCACCTCAATGTGGTATTTTATTCCATTATCCTTGATTCTTCATCCGAACACCATATATGAATTCGTAGTCAGTAGAAAGGAAcgcaaagaaaagaaagcatACCAACATGGATCAGGAGAAGATAAACAGGCAGAAGTCCCAAAGATGGGCCAATATCGAACACACGGCGGACTATGGAGATAGTTGGGGTTATGATGACAATTTTTCCGGCTCTGAGTCGGATAATCCGGCAATTCCCAGTCTTCCTAAACTGGAGATCCCTTCGGCGATAATAGGTGACAAAGGGGCCAATTCGCCAAATCAAGAGGAGCGTAGGAAATCTTGGATCGAAGAAAGtgaggaggaggaagataTTGGAACCGAAGCTGGTCACTGGAAGAGTAATGTTGTGCTGAAGATAGATGATTTTGGTGGGAATGGTAAGACTCGATCTTCCGATGAATCTCTTTCGCATGATAACACAACTCAACAACAATTCGAAGATATACCGAAGCGGAGTTCAATTTTTGACGAAACACTGAGCTGTGATAATGCAATTGAGCAACCGGTTAATGATTCGTTTGTGTCGGAGAATAGACAGTCGCCGAAACTGAATACGCTACAGGAAGCTGCACGAACTGTTGTTCCCCAAACCAGTCTCCGGCATACGAATGAGGATATTAATTCAACGAGTGACAATTATGACAAAAGGTGTGCAGAAGGCCCTGCTGTGGACAACAACGTTGATATTTCGGAAAGGCCTCCCATTCCAAACGCACCAAATTTACTACCTGACCTAAGGTATGGAAACCACGATTGGATCGATAAGAGCGAAGACAGcgatgacgaagaagagacCCCGggtctttggaaaaaaatgaatgttcttcaacaacagctTACCGAAAAATCTGAACAAATCGACCTACCAAAGACTTTGGCTGACGAAAACGAATCAGAAGGAAATGACCAACAGAACCAAATAAATCCCACAAAATCTTATGAATCTTACAGCTACAATGAACAGGAGCatgattcaaaagttgaGCGAAGCAAACAAAAGTTAGAACCTGATCACGTTCGAATGTGGGAACCGGAATATACAGCTGAAGACTTGGAAAACGAGGAATCAAGCGAACTTCACGAACCAGTACAGGTTCCTCAACCCATTAGATCACATTCATCCGGTTCGTTGTCAACAGGTTCTTGGTCAGTTGCCAGTTTTCATAAATCGGCTGGCGATAAACTACTCGTTGAGAATTCAAAGGCGTTGAATAGACATTCGTCCACCTTAAAGAGCTCTAACAGTGAAGATGAGGGGAATCTACATGAAATTGATCGTGGTGACAGCAACTCTTTTACGTTAAGTAACAAGTTAGACGCGTTAGATATTGAGCATGAGAATAGGTATGACTTGTCAGATGAAGACATTGATCATAACAGATTCCAAGATCAGGAAACGGACAGACATTCACAAGACGAAGAGAGAATATCAAACGATAACGAAGAGCATTTGGATCCTACATCCTCGTTAGAATCACCACAAGAGCGAGGCAACTCCATCAATTTTGGGCATTGGAGACCTGATACATCTAACTTTAGAGATAACTTTATCAAGAATCAGGATCTCGCTGATAGACACacaatttttgaacaaccagaagaaattgaagactttgaGCCGGATAGAGTGAGCAAATTACCAAGCAATATCGATATCGATAATATTTCGACGGTAACGAGCAGTTTGCCCGGAGCTTCGTTGTTGGATAGCCAAGCTGAAGTAAAAGAGGTGGAAGATTCTTATTTTAAAGAATTAGATGACAGTAACGATAGGATTGAGGTGAAAGATCCTGAAGATTTGAATGCCCTTAAACACGAGAATCTTCTGATTGAAACCCGAGGTTCAGAGGACTCTGGTAAAGGTGAGTTCATAAGCACTATTAGTGGACCAAGACCTGTGAGCGAACAGGACAGGGTTCCACAACAAAGTTACGATTACACAAAGATAATGACCATGACCAATGGTCGGATGAAAGTGGAAGAATTGTCCAAAGCTAGAAATATCGAATATCAGGTCAAAACTGGTTTGGACGAATGGTTGACTTTTATGCTTAGtagttcatcttcagataATAATTACCAGCACCAAAACGACCAACTAGGACCACATGCTCGTAAAGCTTATGAAGACGTTGACCAAGGAAATTACCACcaacatcatcaattgAGCGATCTTGCACGTAAGCCGTCAATATTAAATGGATACCACACACCGAAGATTTTAAAAACTTCCAATaggaaacttgaaaaagtggGAGATATTGGTAAGGGGATATTCTCCaaaggaaggaaaaagattttgaaaagcaaaTAGTCGACCATATTTATATGATAGCGACTGGGAATGTAATTTGTAGGTATTATCGGTTCAATATAATATGCAAAGCATATGCCACTTAaacctttttctttcatatTATTTTTCGAGACATTTGTTTGGGGGGTTTAGCCTATATGAGGGACGACCAGGACGACCAGGACTGACCCACACTATCCAAGAGACCACAACTGAATCAACAATAAAAGTTGCCGCCGTTCTTATTCGGAGCTGTAAGAGCATTTGATACTTATGCTGCAACAAGATTGGCGCACTTCGAAGTCCTCCGAACAGAACAAACCTGGTATCCCCCGTTCGTTCAAAATAGTATTAGACTCCATAATAGGAAGAAGGCAAATTGGTAGGAATGAGTTAGAAGTTTATCAGGAAACTTTTAACTACAGACTAGTGTCTTCTGTTTACTTGAATGAGAACTACATGAATGGCATGATGTTTGGACTCATTGGTCGGAAATTTTCTAATCAATCTCgcaattggaagaaaccTGTGTGGAGAAGGAGGCAACGGGCTCAATGCGAAGTCAGTTTCAACCTCCGATTGATTTCATCATGTTCGCCTCAGCTATATGGCCCAGCCATCTTAATTTTGGTTTTCAGACTGATCCATTTTTCGCAGAGATTTGGTTCAGGCATTAGTTTCCCTAGCAAAAGACTTCTCTTTCTGCTCATATTGGCATTAATGAACTCTtatttcaaactcttctaCCTCATGACCAAATTGTACAATATGAACAACCTTTGCCTTTTAGAAAGAATGTTTGAATCAGAGAAATACATCGATAATAATATGTTCAAGGCTATCCCAGAGACTTGcaagaaattgaatacATTGGTATCTGACCAACTGAGATTGCTAATAGTCCATAGAGCTACAGCTATTCACAATTTGCTCccatttttgaatattgaCTTATTTATGAGTTACTTGGAAATCtaccaaatttttgataCGGATCGTCAAATTTATAAAGTTTTTGGCTGCTTTTGCACTGATAATTTCGAAATTTATGACCATCTTAATTCGCCATACAACAGTATGTCATTGATAAAATCAACAGATGAGTCTAATATACCGCTAACATGGGAAGAATCCAATTTGTCCAACTTGTTAGGTGTTAATAATCAAATTCGGAAAATATTTTTATGCTGTCTGCTGAGTATGTATTCTTGCTTAGATAATGATGAGAAGAAGTCGAATTTAAACACCCGAGTGTCTCACAAATGGCTAATCTTGTCTTTATCAAGTCAAAGGCTCGGccattctttgaagggCTTACCATTTTTACAGAAACAAAGAATTCTTAGTACGGTGCTCTGGAGTCAAATCTCATTATTTGTTTTTTCGGGTAACTTCTTAAACACACACATCTCTATTCATAAAAGCCAGAATAACCACATTTTGCCCGATTTTCAAACGAATTTCGTTTCTGgagctttgaaagatcaaCAACAATCACCATACGATCAACTGATTGCCAAGTTGAATAAACTTTCGTCGAAACTAATCTTGCTAAAAAACTCAGCTCCTAGTGAGCACACAGCAATCATTGATTCTCTTTCGGATGTTAGATTTACTAATTTGCCCGAGTTTTTTGATATGTTAGACTCAATCCTGCAAAATGCAACATATGACACCCATAACCCTCCTCAGTCTCCTGAGAAGAAGGATGACGAATTTGAAACttggatcaagaacaaaGCTAAACCATTGAATATCTCTAGTATCTCATCCCCCATAGTTACTGCAGCGTCTACAGGGGTCATTCATCAAGCATCAACATTCAACAGTCTTCATTACTCCCATGAAAAACGGAGCAGTTCGGGATTATCATTCAACCTCATTAGGGTTATAAGTGATGACAAAATGCCGACGTCAACGACTCAGCAGACCTCACCAGATTCTGACGACTCTTTATCCCTTG
It encodes the following:
- a CDS encoding Mitochondrial protein, putative inner membrane transporter — encoded protein: MSQDHLDPEKRESKYIGFVAGCFSGITKNFVGHPFDTVKVRLQTAEPGRFSGPLNCCVMTLKNEGLFGFFKGALAPMYGWLIMDSVMLGSLHLYKQLIKDRFYPEEKKLPMPGLLVAAVGSGWTVSFVAAPVETIKARLQIQYDAKSKVFDGPTDCLIKLLRYDGLKTLYRGLIPTMIFRTNFVFWWGSYDLITDALDRYTTLSKPAVNFWAGGLGASVFWTFAYPADVIKQTIMTDNVAKPRFRTYSQAVRYIYTERGGMKGFFRGYIPTMLRSFPANASALAAFEFAMRLMHVH